The Ipomoea triloba cultivar NCNSP0323 chromosome 14, ASM357664v1 region ACTGAGGAGCAGAAGAAGTATGCTGAAGAGTATGCGAAGAAGAAGGGCGAGGAGAAAGGTGAAAGAGAAAAGGGAGAGGCTTTGGTTGAGAAGAGTACTTTTCATGGTAAGGAAGAGAGGGATTATCAGGGTAGGTCATGGATTGCACCTCCTAAGGATGCCAAGCCACAGAATGATCATTGTTATATTCCAAAGAGATTGGTGCATACTTGGAGTGGCCACACGAAAGGAGTTTCAGCTATTAGGTTCTTCCCCAAGCATGGCCATTTGATTCTTTCTGCTGGAATGGACACCAAGGTGAAGATTTGGGATGTTTTCAATTCAGGCAAGTGCATGAGGACTTACATGGGGCACTCAAAGGCGGTGAGAGATATTTGGTTTAGCAATGATGGAACTAAATTTTTAACTGCTAGCTATGACAAAAATATCAAGTATTGGGATACAGAGACTGGAAAGGTGATATCTACATTTTCCACAGGGAAGGTACCTTATGTGGTGAGACTTAATCCTGATGAGGATAAACAGAATGTGCTTTTGGCGGGTATGAGTGATAAGAAGATAGTACAGTGGGATATGAACTCTGGGCAGATTACTCAAGAGTATGATCAGCATCTTGGAGCAGTTAATACAATCACATTTGTGGATGATAATAGGAGGTTTGTAACTTCTAGTGATGATAAATCCCTCCGGGTTTGGGAATTTGGCATTCCTGTTGTTATAAAGTACATTAGTGAACCCCATATGCATTCTATGCCCTCCATTTCACCACATCCGAATGGGAACTGGCTTGCGGCTCAGAGTTTGGATAATCAAATTCTTATCTATAGCACCAGGGAGAGGTTCCAGCTCAACAAGAAGAAGAGATTTGCTGGACATATTGTAGCTGGGTATGCCTGTCAGGTTAATTTCTCACCTGATGGGCGGTTTGTCCTGTCAGGAGATGGTGAAGGTAGATGCTGGTTCTGGGATTGGAAGAGTTGCAAAGTCTTCAGAACTCTCAAGTGTCATGATGGGGTATGCATTGGTGCTGAGTGGCATCCTTTGGAGCAAAGTAAAGTTGCTACCTGTGGCTGGGATGGCTTGATCAAATACTGGTAATAGATCTCATCCCTTATACAATATGATATAGTGCTTTATATGATGATTACATCTTTATATTTCTTTGTTGTGGCATTGGACAGTAGTTAGCAAACACTAAATGCAAccggtaaaccagcctaggttgcccataactgactggctcaaaccaagaaagcttGGATTTGAACTCTGACCTTGtgattacaagtttgtatccttagccaagtaacttggctggggttacccccTTTCTGTTATGATAAGTAATGGCAACTAATTAATTCATTCTACGACGTTACTTATACAAGATCACAAATTAGTTTCTCTTATTTTGCCTACTGCATAAGCTCATTTAAATCACAATGTAGTGGGGCAGCTAACTTCCTCTGCTTTTCTatctattaattttataattgaatTTGGATTCTTAATTTGGAAACTCTATGCTACTCAACTCTTTACCTGGGGAATAGTATCACTCATATTCTCATAAAACACAAGGAAATAATTGTAGATTGAATTGCTTCTATAGTTCTATGTTTTAACTTCTGTGATCAGTTAGAGTAGGAACACCTCTAAGAAGTGTGCTTTGGAGACCCCAAAAAATTCTTCTGATTATTACAGTCTGTTGTAATACATGTTGGTCTGACCATCTTAGAAGAATAGATGTCGCTTTAGATAGATTATCCTTGTAATACTTCTGGAGGTTAAATTCTGCTCTATTTTGCAAGAAGATTGTTTTAGGGCATAcacataattaataaatacttaATAAACAGAAATATTCAGTTAATGACAATCACTGTACCTTTCTTGTCCTAAAGGGGCTCTAGTTGGTGAACCTCTGTCACCTTGATATCAAGGAGAACATGAATCAATGTAGAGCAGCGCAATGTTTCAAACCAACTCATCTGGGATTTAATCCCAATTTAGTTGGATGTGCTTCATGGATTCAGTTAACTTGGggtgggtgggggtggggggtggggttGAAAGGGTGGACAAATAACTTACGCTTAATCTGGATATGTTTTACACTTTTACTTGTCTAGTCAAATATGGGTTGGAAAGCTATGTAGTACATATGGTCATATAGCTCTGTGCAAGGTTGATCTTTTGTAAAGCTTTGTTACATCTATATATGTTACATTGGCTTGGTGCATTCTTTTTATTAATGGAAATTTACTTACCAAGAAGCAAAAATACATGTTGCTCAAAATAGGTTGGATAAGATTGCTTGTTACCTCAATTCCTTGCAACCTACATTCAATAGGTTTTAGGAAGTGCTACTAGAAATTAAAATGCTTGTTTTATGCTGTAGAATAACATTGTTTGGAAATAATGTCATGCTGTATGTGATTAAAATAGTAAGGTAATTGTAAAATAGAACTCcaaatcataatattaattGGAGTTTGTCAACAAGGGAAATAAGTTTGGGAAAGATGAGCAGCAGATAGTGGAAAGAAATAGAGAATAGGTTAAAGCAGGAGGGGTTTGTGTGTTTGTTTGTGTGAGGTGATTGGGCAGGGCTTAGAGAAAGAATCGGGATAGAGGTGAGAGAGACAGAGAGGAGGGACACTAGTGAAGGCAGAGCTGGAGAATCAAGAAAGGCGAAAGTTTGGGGCATACATTTTTACTTCACCGCCCAACCTCTGTTGTTATAAATCATAGTCAACTTCAGTAGGTGCACACTGAAATGATAGAATTATTGAAGGCTAAGTTGCACGGAAATGGGAAACGGGGAAACACAGGATACGAAATGcgagaaaaatataaatataaaaaatataagtgTGTATTTGCTTCTTTAAATATGAATAcatattaattgtttactaGTTTGCTTTTAGAAAAaggtattttaaaaatttttaaaactagGGAAACATCTTTGGAATGTTTTTTAAAGTTTCTATAAATTTGTGGGAGGAAACGTTGTCAAAATGCGAAGCCAAGGCAGGGAATGCTGCTTTGATTACATGTATGTGTCTAACTGTCTATGTGTAGTCCTGTCTAAGTGACTTAACTCCTTGGTTTTTGCAGGGACTAAACAATGGGATGCCAAGCTTGTGGTTTGTTTTATTAATCATCTCATTCACGGAAGAGCTTCATTAATGATCACTTCAGTTGGAATTTGTCAGTGTATTTTCAAATCTCATGTGGAGGATATATCAGAAAGCTTTATGAGCTCGAATGTTTTCTCACAATTTACAGGTTCAAACACCTTCCATATGTGTGCATGCTAGAAGAAAAACATAAATCCTAACTTGGTGCCCTCGCTTGCATCCACTTTTATCTATACTTGATGATGATCAATTTTGCGCCATACAGAATTGCCTGATAGGCTGTCGAGGAAGTTGTTGAGTTGTATTCTATTGCACTCTTTCCTGTATTATTGGCACTGGTTTGTAACGTGAGCGTGGATTGGACGACAAGAGTTGTAGGCTAAAATAGGATAGAACAAAGTGCAAAATTCACTTTGATCGACTGTAATTTGTTATACCAATTTTTATTTGACTAGCGGATGCACCTACATTTTGCCCATCTCGTATCTGGCGTGTGTTGGATTTGTAAGAATCTACAGGAGTTAGTGTAGTAATGAGAGTATGTATGTAGAGagagatttttgtttttgtatatttctattttttgtgAAATTTCAAAATCTTGATTAATGGCCAGATTTCTGTAATGCACTGAGTTTCAGTGCAGAGAAACAGAGTTGCAATTGCAGATAATAGAGAGAGGGGGAGGTTAGAATagtgaagaagaaaagagagagtGGAAGGTGCTTATTCACTGAGTTTATTACAGGAagtctcaatttttattttctcactTTTATTATTTGATGTGGTAAGAAATGATAAGTTATATTTATTCGTGGATTTCAaagtaaaatgtaaaaatttaaattttgagtgAGTAAAAATAGGGAGTAGTAGTTTGAGTGGTGTTTTTTTGGTTGCTCAAAGGTATCTTTCTTTTAGCCGACAGCTAGAAGACTAATTCTTCGTCCCATGATAGAGGATTGGCCAAATAGTTTGCCCCATGTGACCATGTTGGTTAGTTTATCCATTTGTTCATACAAACAAATACAAGTCCAAGGTTATCAAAATATCAAAAGAAAGTAACGACTagatagaattttttttaaagaaataattttgcttaaatttgaggaaaatgAGATTTTCCTCCCTTTGGTTCatggaaa contains the following coding sequences:
- the LOC116004671 gene encoding pre-mRNA-processing factor 17-like; amino-acid sequence: MDLLRSYADDDMDNQEQKSEEKPQSSNQSPNSQQLDHSGHSSPDSSPVRMSLTSKSAAPKVDDTMLALTVAGGAARALSKPLDPTQHTVSYNPTYDQLWAPIYGPAHPYAKDGLAQGLRNHKLGFVENAAIEPFVFDEQYNTFQKYGYAFDPSANHYVGDMDVLKKNDAISVYNIPQHEQKKRKLEKKKEMMENEQGEEEEEDVDMTEVDNPATEAWLRKNRKSPWAGKKEGLQTELTEEQKKYAEEYAKKKGEEKGEREKGEALVEKSTFHGKEERDYQGRSWIAPPKDAKPQNDHCYIPKRLVHTWSGHTKGVSAIRFFPKHGHLILSAGMDTKVKIWDVFNSGKCMRTYMGHSKAVRDIWFSNDGTKFLTASYDKNIKYWDTETGKVISTFSTGKVPYVVRLNPDEDKQNVLLAGMSDKKIVQWDMNSGQITQEYDQHLGAVNTITFVDDNRRFVTSSDDKSLRVWEFGIPVVIKYISEPHMHSMPSISPHPNGNWLAAQSLDNQILIYSTRERFQLNKKKRFAGHIVAGYACQVNFSPDGRFVLSGDGEGRCWFWDWKSCKVFRTLKCHDGVCIGAEWHPLEQSKVATCGWDGLIKYWD